The following are encoded in a window of Vicia villosa cultivar HV-30 ecotype Madison, WI unplaced genomic scaffold, Vvil1.0 ctg.000144F_1_1_1, whole genome shotgun sequence genomic DNA:
- the LOC131624600 gene encoding uncharacterized protein LOC131624600 translates to MFNTNYSSVGISEIKEEEDTINHHQYLDTIHNEIEEQKQDSIYVAVGKSDTSMEALSWTLNNLTTHSTMLYLIHVFPQIKHIPHPLGVGMIAKNQISVEQVEIYMEQGRNKRRQFLHKFIQSCFLSKVKVDTILLGSDFVAKAILDLIPILQISNLVIAIHLKFLCKAGSIDSVGAKCCLFTVT, encoded by the exons ATGTTTAACACCAACTACTCCAGCGTCGGCATAAGTGAGATAAAGGAGGAAGAAGACACCATCAACCACCACCAGTACCTAGACACAATCCACaatgaaattgaagaacaaaaacAAGACTCTATTTATGTTGCAGTTGGTAAGAGCGATACAAGCATGGAAGCTCTCTCATGGACACTCAATAACCTAACCACTCATTCCACCATGCTCTATCTCATTCATGTATTCCCCCAAATCAAACACATTCCACATCCAT TGGGGGTAGGAATGATTGCTAAGAATCAAATTAGTGTTGAACAGGTAGAGATTTATATGGAACAAGGAAGAAACAAGAGGAGACAATTCCTACACAAGTTTATCCAATCTTGCTTTCTTTCCAAAGTTAAGGTTGATACTATCTTACTAGGGAGTGATTTCGTTGCAAAAGCCATTCTTGACCTAATTCCAATTCTTCAAATATCAAATTTAGTCATTGCAATCCATTTGAAATTCCTTTGCAAAGCAGGAAGCATAGACTCCGTTGGTGCTAAATGCTGCCTTTTTACGGTTACATAG
- the LOC131624608 gene encoding E3 ubiquitin protein ligase DRIP1-like codes for MDDDAIVEYEKFSSHLTCVLCNHLFKNATTISGCFDTFCRECIERKIVDEYLTHCPICNLDLGCSPLDKLRTDNNKITMISKIMTSTKKHFGKGESVASTQVVTKKRKNSRASLQSKAKKARRDSKKIKKEIRKGKRVQREPKQLLEELPITPQEPKTTAAEIAVAADVKKDATQQRGIEILDEVSTILSARKAKNVARKKFIRTELDSTSQPDKVISDGKKDDILPRLEAFTETPKIRFKSSSKPESSNQKSVFKNVSMDKAELRKEKAAAVSEPLNWFVETANADKSVNNSAMQGNGVIPMLVDSSDSDSRNVSKADVNKHYNPQTEAGGDQNESGPSKSSSLKFKIKRVDTNQEKRVRFSEDLNLPAPPESESKKEFESKKEFESKNESGPFWFSLIASKDRELGVLPQISSHYLKVKDGSLTVSYIKKYLVKKLDLASEAEVEILLGGKPVYCSMQLQNLMEMWLETMSKKEMIETSVGSSAEDFVMVLSYGRKA; via the exons ATGGATGATGATGCTATCGTGGAATATGAGAAGTTCTCGTCACACCTCACGTGTGTTTTGTGTAATCATCTTTTCAAAAATGCCACCACAATTTCTGGATGCTTCGATACTT TTTGCAGGGAATGTATAGAAAGGAAGATAGTAGATGAGTATCTAACACATTGTCCAATATGCAATCTAGACTTGGGATGTTCTCCTTTAGACAAACTAAG GACGGATAATAATAAGATAACAATGATTAGTAAAATTATGACCTCTACAAAGAAACACTTTGGAAAAGGTGAAAGTGTTGCTTCAACTCAAGTAGTtacaaagaaaaggaagaacTCTCGAGCCTCTTTGCAATCCAAAGCGAAAAAGGCGAGAAGAGATTCAAAGAAAATTAAGAAAGAGATAAGAAAAGGAAAGCGGGTTCAACGAGAGCCAAAGCAGTTGCTAGAAGAACTTCCTATCACTCCACAGGAACCAAAAACTACTGCTGCTGAAATCGCTGTTGCAGCAGATGTTAAGAAAGACGCGACACAGCAGCGCGGAATAGAAATTCTGGATGAAGTTTCTACAATTCTGTCTGCCAGAAAAGCTAAAAATGTGGCGAGGAAAAAGTTTATCAGAACTGAATTAGATTCTACTTCTCAGCCTGACAAAGTCATTTCTGATGGAAAGAAAGACGATATCCTCCCTCGGCTTGAAGCATTCACCGAGACTCCAAAAATCAGATTTAAG AGTTCTTCAAAACCAGAATCATCGAACCAGAAATCAGTGTTCAAGAATGTTTCAATGGACAAAGCTGAGTTAAGGAAAGAAAAAGCTGCTGCTGTTAGCGAGCCGTTGAATTGGTTTGTGGAAACTGCAAACGCGGACAAGTCTGTTAATAACTCCGCTATGCAAGGAAATGGTGTCATCCCAATGCTTGTGGACTCTAGTGACAGCGACTCTCGTAACGTTTCTAAGGCTGATGTTAACAAGCATTATAACCCCCAAACAGAAGCAGGTGGTGATCAAAACGAGTCTGGTCCATCAAAATCAAGTTCCTTGAAGTTTAAGATTAAGAGGGTGGACACAAACCAAGAAAAAAGAGTGAGGTTTTCAGAGGACTTGAACCTTCCAGCACCACCTGAAAGTGAAAGCAAAAAAGAGTTTGAAAGCAAAAAAGAGTTCGAAAGCAAAAACGAGTCGGGccctttttggttctccttgatCGCGTCTAAGGATCG GGAACTCGGTGTGCTGCCACAAATATCTTCTCATTACTTAAAAGTCAA GGATGGGAGTTTAACTGTTTCATACATAAAAAAGTATCTTGTGAAGAAGCTTGATCTTGCTAGTGAAGCTGAG GTGGAGATTTTGCTAGGAGGGAAGCCAGTTTATTGTTCAATGCAGCTGCAAAACTTGATGGAGATGTGGTTGGAAACAATGTcaaagaaagaaatgattgagacATCTGTTGGAAGTTCTGCTGAGGATTTTGTTATGGTCCTTTCTTATGGTAGAAAGGCTTGA
- the LOC131624607 gene encoding PRA1 family protein D-like, producing the protein MSETLSNFKEATLSIMSTRHSWTEFLSLSSLSLPSSLSEATTRIGINLTRFLFNYSSILLFILLLTLVYHPLAIILLLIAFAGWYFLFFSRDSSEPFVLFNLVSLDERVVVAALAFFSFVLVAVTGVWWNVVVAVVVAAAVVCVHGALRRTDEGGLDDYESPYGPMLNDGAGPYSAV; encoded by the coding sequence ATGTCCGAAACCCTCTCCAATTTCAAAGAAGCCACACTCTCAATCATGTCCACGCGCCACTCCTGGACCGAATTCCTCTCCCTCTCCTCCCTCTCCCTCCCATCCTCCCTCTCAGAAGCCACCACGCGCATCGGCATCAATCTCACGCGCTTCCTCTTCAACTACTCCTCCATTCTCCTCTTCATCCTCCTCCTCACTCTCGTCTACCATCCCCTCGCCATCATCCTCCTCCTAATCGCCTTCGCCGGATGgtatttcctcttcttctcccGTGACTCATCCGAACCGTTCGTGCTGTTTAACCTAGTTTCGCTTGACGAACGCGTCGTCGTCGCGGCGTTGGCGTTTTTTAGTTTTGTTCTTGTTGCTGTTACCGGCGTGTGGTGGAATGTTGTGGTGGCGGTTGTGGTGGCGGCGGCGGTGGTTTGCGTGCACGGTGCGTTGAGGAGGACGGATGAAGGTGGTTTGGATGATTATGAATCGCCGTATGGTCCGATGCTGAATGACGGTGCTGGTCCTTATTCAGCTGTTTGA